The nucleotide sequence AACTGAATTCCTTTTCCTGCAAGAAGTGGCCAGTGTATGATCAAACAATGGCTATTTGATGGTATTAATACAGAGGACTATTGAACACGGTGTATTTAGTAGCTGAGACTATGAAGACTCTTGGGACATAGGTCAAAAACATCTCTTGTTTACATCCCACCACTTTGCTCATAATAAAAGTAATCACAGTTAACTATAACCTTTCAGTGCTACGTGTAAAATTGAGAACACCCTGATAAAGTAGATTAGATATTAACTTGCACACTAGAGGAGATTTAATTCAGAGGTGTGTCAGTATGGGAAGGAGCTATATTGTCTTTACATAAAACCGAATGAACTGCTAAAGTTTTGAGAATCGAAAGTTGTTATTGTGTTATTCAACATATGTGCAGAATACAGAAGTCACACCCAAAATTGTGACGTGTCATGGtggtaaccatagcaacagcTGGGAGTTCTGCAGCTGTAAACAGGAAACATGGATCTTAACAGTTTAGCGTATCATTAGTAAACTATTACAGAAAGCAAGGATGTTGCTTACAAAGCATCGTGGTCTCTCTCGACTGTAACGGATGTCTTTTCTAAAAGACCTAATCGTTTGTGTAATGTTCTCTTTGTCCAGTCTCACGGCATTAATATGCTGTCTTAAATAACCAAATCATTAAGAGAACCAGACTGAGAACTCAAGAGAAGTGACATCTGTATTTCTGAGTCATTTGATATATTTGCGCCATTATTGAGAACTATTCCACCATATATAGATCATTAAACAATTCAGCGGATACCtacttatttgtgttttgttttttgcactCTTGAAACTAAAAGTGCTGCACAATGCCatggaagaaccatttttggtgtggttccataaagaaattCTATTTCACAAAACAGAAGTATAAAGGTGGTGGAAAAAAGTTCTTtagactatagatggtttcatcggcccaaagttaacttatggtctgtgtttgttgattggTCTGGCTAGTGACTAATAAGTTtctacatttcatttaatttatattaatattaattaatattaatattttattgtataataattgtatgaaaggggtcatatgacacagctaaaatgaatattatcgtttgtcttagatgtaatgcaatgtgtatacacgatttaaggtttaaaaacgctgtattttccacataccgtgcatgtttgtatctcctctttgtcccgcctctctgaaacgtgcagatttttaacaaagctcatcgctctgaaaagcgaggtgtgctatgattggccagttaaccagtgcgtagtgattggtcgaatactgcaagcgtgtgacggaaatgtaacgcctcttaccatatttggaacatcaggttccaaagcaattgtactgacaggtacgcccaccttacttgtgtatatatttgggcggtcttagtcaaatcattccacgaactgacgtagatttgtgggggtgtggttacacgaggcgtttcaggcaggtctgggtgagcattcgcatTTAGATAGAGTGCACCTTTGttacgacactttaattttatgtgtctaatacatgcatgagcaacttataacaacACCAATGACTCAGAAAAACaagtattcacgccatatgacccctttaacttccagtacacattcacaaagatCAAAAATAATGCTGGCTAGACATACAGTACTTTGAACGTGCTAGCTAATGAATTTTActtgttattttttttgcttgttttcagaaataatctgcaagGACTCTATTCTTAGCGGATGTgtcccggaagttaagtttgggccacaaaagcgtgcatgggCAGTAAcgcttgtttatgttgttgatttgaaacagtctttaaaaatgtaaaaattgaattgtttatttgggaaccaaaaatggttcttctatggcactgTTGTGAAAAGCATGTTGTAGaacctttatttaaataatgtgaATATTCACTAAGGCAATTATTCCGACTTTTCTCATTATATCGCTGTAAcactgttcaaagtaaggaaggaaggaggcgggaactggcGAACGATAACcaaaactttaataacataaacaaagcaTAAACCAAATTAAAGGGCCGggagccacctcacggtcgactgccggctacacaaacataactaaaacacatacaatgtccaggcctggtcctctctcgtcgtaccttcctgtcgctccttctcttatgcttccggagctcctccgtgagagatgcgagaccggtgtaacgcacagctgacactcattatcactgactcgcgccaccggcctcgcgtcgttccctcacggctctcgtcccgcctccctcgtcacaatctCATTGCTGTTACACCATCAAGCTTTCTTTAGTCATTATcattcttttcattttcaatagaCGTCACTATGAATTTAACATCCAAGCAAACATTTTTTGCTGACTTAACATGTTGAGCTGGCACGTCTGTGAGGTTATCAGCCAGTTTCACTTTCAACTTATCTCTGATAGATTGACATAAAATCAAAGATTTCCAAGTTAGTGAAATCCGTACGGTGGCGTGTTATGATAACAACATATGGAATACATTCTTATCATTTAGCCACATGCGTCAATTAGTTACAGTTCAGTTCTTTTTGGAATCACCCTTTAGCTGACTTGAGCCGACTGTATTTCCCAAAGGGCCTCAACTGTAATTCTCTTGCAGACTaaacatttcaaatgctatCTGATTTATCCGACTGTCCCGGTgtctatacagtacatgtttacATTGTGGTTGGCTAGCGTGCTCTCGTAGAAAATACACTGTGATCCTAATTAGACACGTCTAATGTCAAATAATGCCAAATATCTCCATTCATTTTTGACATGTttacatactgttttgcacCACATCAGCTTTGTTCCAAAACACAATGTATACATTCAGTCAAACATTAAATTGAGGGAAATGTTATAGGTTCACGAGATTTCTCATTGAATGTTGTTTTGGAAACGGCAGGGATTGTTCcattttataaacacacacattaccTGGTTACCTGGAATTTGTTTGCTGCATAGTTTAGCTATGGTTTGAGATATGCCGGCATGGCATTTAAATTGCCCATAGTTTATACGTCAAAATGTGTTTCGCTTCAGCTGACGGTAGTACGGAGGCAAATTAGAATGAATTGGTTGTAAATTAAATGCATGTGTACTTTCCGCCCTAAAGCTACAGGAATCAAATCTTTAAATGTATCAGATGAGTCGCATTGAAAAGGGAGTATTTAAGGAGGAAGAACTGTTTTAAGGTGGAATGACACAAGATCCTCGCAAGTTTGCGCAAAGGCATGTTCTTCATACCAATCGGCACATTCCTGGAACCATACTGAGACCGAGAGCCACCTTAGACTTAAATAACAAAGCAAGGGCTGCGTTTAAAGCCCTTGTATTGTCTTTAATTGCCGTATGTTCTTATATCGCCATGTGGcaagaaataaaataactgGTAGTTTTGAGTGGTTGTGTAACATTTCTTGGTGTTGGATTACGATATGCAAGCCAATGagtaatgaatgaatacatgTGAAATTAATCCCATTAAAAGCAAATGATATAAGATAACTAGTCTGGTTAGAAGAAAACGGTGGCGTTACtaaagaaatgaatatgaaATTCACTTTCATTTGCATGGTGACAGTACACATTTGTTGGAGAGAAggtttttgtaaaaatatttcagtattacagaagtaaaaaaaacacagaatgttCCTGTCATCAAACTAACATTTTTAACTTAAGTCACTAACTGGCAAACACGGCTCTAGCTCTGAGACTTTGACCATTTTATGGCCCCAGCAAGGTGTGAGTGTGTTTGCCGGGGCAGGTGTGTTTGTTCACATACCTGTGAAAGAACAGCAGAATGGACAGCATGGTTTGGTCAATGTTGCTGTTGCAGATGCCTTCATTGAGCAGAAAGCAGGGGTCCCGGACCACCGACTCCAGCGAGTCCTGTCTCATGATGTTGTTCAGCTTATCTGTGTTTAGGTTCTGAAAGTGAAGCTGGTCTCGCAGCTGTCTGAAGTGGTTGATTGAAGTGGGGCTGCCCAGGCTCGTGTGGCCGGGTCGGCCCGGCTCGGGCTCGCAGCCATTGGCCAGATCCAGACAACAGCTGCAGCAGTCCAGGCCGATGGGCGAGCGGCACTCCTCGTTTGACATCACTGCGAGGCTGACAGGTGAAACTCCGGGATAAAGTGCAGGCAGGTTCTTCTCCACCTGCTCTCAGCACACACCAGACCAGAACCTGTGTGTGAGTTTGTGAGTTGATTTTAAGAGTAAACTTCTGAGAAGTCCCAGGTGCCACAGAAGAGACTGCATGAGTTGATTCTCCTCGACTGCGCGTGTGAGCGTGTGCACATGCAACCTCGGCTTTTATGAGCTGGGTTGCCTGTTCTCTCGTAATGATGCAGCGGGAATGTGTTTGAAAGAAAAACCAGAAGctgcttctgtttttttcttctcgCTGTCCACTGCACTTTTTCCTGCCCCTGTGTGTGCATACAGTGCAGAACGGAGAAAGGAGGCGGAGGGACGGAGGGAGGGGAAAGGAGAGGGTTGGACAGGAAAGAGGAGAAATTCTGTGATTGGTTGCAAACAGGCCCCTCCTATGTTTCTTTTGCACTACCACTCTTTAACTTGACATCACAGTTAGGGGTGGAGCAAAGTTAGAATGAGGAAAGAAGTCTAAAAGCATGCTTTTTAACATGTGCACTTCGGTGCTGCCAGGGGCGGACTCAGAGCGACAGCAAACCATAATACTTCCACTGTTTCCAACGGCTGTTATATTTTGACGTGTTTTGTACTCTCTGCGTGCTGCTGGTACAAATACTTCTTGTGTGTGCAGTGTTCCGTGTCCAGTGATTCATTTCGAATATGTATGCATAAATCTCGTTGGTCTTGCTCAGCGgttgttgtctttttttaacCAATATCACCAAGTAAACCTAAAGTGTGTTTGAATAATTTCAGTCCATAGTAAACACATGTTCTTATATTAATAATGGAAGAAAATGGTCAATAatctaaatttatattaaataaaaaaattattcttGAGGTTTGACTGTTTTGGCAAACTGAAACTTGTAATGTTTACTATGCTGAAGGAAAAACGCTGACACAACATTAACGTAGACAACGCACTCGAAAAATCATTCAGTAGTCAATAAATTCTCAGAAACCACAGATAGCTTCCAATGATGATATCCGCATCTCTGAAAACAAGCGTTAAATGTTGTTTCATCACATCGTATGAACCATTAGCTAAACTGTTAGCCATAAATCTGATAACTGGCTGGTTATTGTGGTccataatattttatatagttCTATCATGTATCATAAGGAATGGACAAAAATATGAACACCCATTTCTACAGGGGTTAATATTAAATGTGTGGGCTACTATAAAAATGGTTGAGGTTACTAAATAttgtaaaacaatgaaaaacaatgttttgaaCAAACTGTGCTAGAACAAGCTGTATTTAGTCGTGGTTAGAACAAGAAATCTGTGAAATGAATGACTTGTCAGATGTCCAGAAGGGACCGATTGTTTGAGCTTATTTACCAGCAGCATCTGTAACCTTAACAACCCAACTGTTTGGTGTTTCACGATCAACAATCTTCACGATTATGAGAAGAGTGAGAATCAGATTCCCGGCTCCAACCTCTCTAAAGCAAACTGATGAATTGTACATCAGTCCACTTTAGAGACTGTTTAAAAGTTGTATACATCGATTGGTTTGAAGCTGTATTAAAGACAAATGTTCATTCAAAATGATATTACCTATTTGCCCGCTGTTCTTATTATTTTCCAACCTCTGTATGTACTCCATATTTCATCAGTGTAATGTAATCATGCTTTACTGAAAAGTCCCTTTATATAAAGActtattacagtatataaagtaattaaatataacAGCCAATTTTGATAACAATCAaagaagaaccattacttggctaaacttgtctctccaatattttgaatttagactgcgataccaagctcaaccgctagatgtcaatgtaccatacagtttgtttaaatgcgaccgaactaaaggacccattcaacaagtTGTTTATCTaacaaaatgaacatacaacaaaattcaacaaatcgtttatttaatacaattattacaagtgaataaaatataaatagttatattattagacactggCCAAACACAAAGCGGAAGTTAtctgggggtcaggcgcacgcgcgtccgatgaaaagGTCTATATAGGTCTATGTCAAACGGTTTGAATACAGTTTGTAATTCAGCTTTGGCTTCTCGTTTGGTACAGAGTGTTTCAGCAGTGCATTTAGAAATGCATGCTTTGGCAAAAGTCAAATTGATCAAATATTCTTGTGTTTGATCCAGTTCATGCCGACTCTCAAGATAGCATGCATACTGTTATCAGGGGTTTACATGCAGGGCTGTTCCTGGAAAACTGGATTTTTGCTTGTGCTTATGCATATCCATATCACAGTTTAGATAGGAACTCATTCAAAACTGTGGGGGACCAATGCTGATTTCAAAGGTCTCTGCACAGTCAAGCAACCGTCACGAGAGCAGATGTAAATAGTTTTAATGTTGCTTCAGTCTTGCAGTGATCAATTCAAATTCTTTGGAACCAAAGCAGACACATTAAAGGTCAGCAATGCAGTTATTCATCTTGTGTATTTAACTTCTCTTTGTAAATGTGTAAAACTGCTCATTATCACCTCCTTATCTAAAGTTAGAACCGTTgttaacaaactaaaataaccaAACTCATCTACACGTGTTTCAATTGATGGATGCCACATGATAGGTCATTAGGTTATAAAGAGCATTTGTCACTCCAGTATCTGGACTATGTGTCTCTGCGatcaatacaaaacattttgcgaAAGTATCTTAGAACTAGTATCTTATGCAATTGTGCTCCTGAAGTAGGCCTACACTCATcttgtttagatatttttacttgaaaacaagacaaaaaaaatactaataagttattttgaagtAATGACTATTATTAACATCGCACAACCTCTCATTCTGTATTGCTTTAATgtctttaaataatatttttgagaTAGCACATGACAGCCTTGTTTATAAATGAGCGTAACTCTTGTAGCTCATCATTTTCTGCTTGCTGAAAGATTACATTGAAAACTGAGGTTTTTGTGCCACCTACTGGGCTAAATGTTGGGTTACATTTAAAGGATAATTAAccctttgtttatttgttatttttgtttaattttggaaTCAGCACTGATGTAGCAGAGCTTTATGGCACAATTTTTCATCACAAGAAGTCAAAGCCAAAAAGAGCATTAACCTCATTAATAGTTTCATAGGTCAAAGTGGGTATAAAGAGAAGTAAATGACTACTAGAATATTACAAGCTAAATAATGAATGGTGATATATGAAGTAAAAGTGTAAAGCATAGTGTAGATATGgaacataaaaaaattctatGAATAAAACCTCCTAGCCTAATAACTAACATAATAGCTTCACTCatcttaaatattaataaatattaatatgactAAATCTcattgaaatgaaaatattaataaatcttaataaaataattatcttaaatattacactgcaaaaaaatgaaattcttaccaagcattttgtcttgttttctagtacaaataactaacaattcttaaatcaagatacatttacttgacaaggaaATTGACCTGATCATTTGTCTTttatatgaaaaaaattaagtttatgtttaaaacaagcaaaaaaattaaCTTGAGAAAAATAATTTGGTTTTCTTACCtattggcagatattttttaacataaactttcatattatattatattcattattttatattctttttttcataaaacaagacctaATATCTTGGGTCATCttccttgtcaagtaaatgtaatatttgtgaACAAGACAAAAATTCTTTGCAGTGTAATAAATATTAGCATGTCTAAATCTTGATTTCTGTGAATAAAAAGTATACAACACACTGAACttgtatcattttattatgacaGATCTGCTTTATACTGTAGCACAACAGTAATTTAACTCAAATCAGTGTTGCTGCTTGTGGCTGTGCTTCTAAGTTCTTAAGCATAACAAGGAGTTAAATGAGCCCCTGCTGGTAGGCTTGTGAATGATGGATAGATcagctttattttttattatagtacAAAAGAGTACAAACATACATAACTCATAACAacaaaaatctaataaaataacaattacataaaatataacttGGGGTATAATTTGAAAGAAAAAGTACAATTtatgccacaaaaaaaaaacattttgttgtttataaaacaaaaattaaatacataaaataaaattacatagtGCTTCGTAAGTCTTTTTTGATTTTTATATCGCTTAAAGTTTGTCCATATTGTTTAATTTCTCttacaaaatgttcaaaatttgGCTTAGCTTTAGCCCATTTTTCCACATGAATGTGATATTTaccaagtaaaataaaaagttgtaCCAGAAAAGATATTGTAGAATCAATGGTatcttgtacaaaaataaagatgacaTCATAAAGTTCAATTTTAACTAAAGTTGTAAATAATCTTGAACAAAAATTAGAGACGTCaaaccaaaacatttttgaatataTACAATCAAAGAAAAGATGTCTCACAGATTGTTACACCACAAAAGTCGCAAGAATTCTCCAGATCAGAAGACCAATATACTGTTGAATATGGAATAACATTTTGCTTTAAGACTTTTCTAATATATCTATTACTGCATTTGTCTTTAATAATATTACCAACAAATATCATATTACGACAAATAATTTGTTGTTGGTCTACACTAATAGGGGCAACAATAGAATTACGTAACAGATCAGCTTCAGTTTCTTGATTCTACTTCAGGGCTTGATTATGCCATCGTTTTTCTATCTTTTATTGACTGGATAAAACTAGACTGTCGATATCccaaacagacaaaaaaaatcactgtTAACGTATCATGCACTACAAACTGTAACCATTCTAAAGCCATGTCAAAGGTTAGTGTGAGTCACAGAGATCCTGTGACGAGAGACTCTTATTTTGATATAGACTCTGTCTTAAGCTGGATTTACACACGCTACAACATACACACATTACATACATCTCTGATATGCGCATAAATGACATCAGTTAACGCAGAAATGTTTGCATGTTAAGGCTTATTTCTCTGGTTTCATATTTCACCCATTTACATATTCAAACAGATATACTTACGTAATGAGTCATCACTCCGTTCCAAACCATGTAAACCGATCCATGGGCAGACGCCATTTTTCTTTGTCCCGTCCCGCCATTAGAAGGCGCTACCCAACTGTATAGTTGTGGAGGGGAGTGTAACGAACCGTTTTTACATGGGAtgttagtaaatattattttcatgtgGATTATTGTGGTTGACTTATcgtaatatacaaatatattgagatcattttatgtttcatttgTATGTATGGCAATTTGAAGTATTTTACGCTTATTTTGCTAACTCGTTTACCTGACACGATGGTTTAGCTCATGGGAGGGGCTAGAGCTATTTAAACGGTTCCTAGTACAGTTGTTCGAAAAGGAAAAGAAGGGGAAGTTTGCTGCTGCAGGAAAGAGTCAGAACTCGTTGAGTGAGTCACTCTCCAATAGTGAAACAGAGCAGACACTGCTGTATAGGTGGGGCC is from Triplophysa rosa linkage group LG13, Trosa_1v2, whole genome shotgun sequence and encodes:
- the tsc22d3 gene encoding TSC22 domain family protein 3 isoform X2, which gives rise to MSNEECRSPIGLDCCSCCLDLANGCEPEPGRPGHTSLGSPTSINHFRQLRDQLHFQNLNTDKLNNIMRQDSLESVVRDPCFLLNEGICNSNIDQTMLSILLFFHSASGASVVAIDNKIEQAMDLVKNHLMYAVREEVEILKEQIKELAEKNNQLERENSLLKNLASPEQLQKFQSRLPSDSSLPLDPQEPGSPDDVGHQYNSTGSAV